From Micromonospora carbonacea:
GGAGACCACCGCGAAGGTGCACTTCGACAAGACCGACGCGGGGATGACCGTGACCCGGATCGACCTGGAGACGGTCGGCCAGGCCCCGGGGCTGGACGAGGCCCAGTTCGCCAAGCTGGCCGAGACCGCCAAGGAGAACTGCCCGATCTCGCGCCTGCTCTCCCCGGGCGCGCAGATCAGCCTCACGGCCCGGCTCGCCTCCTGAGGGCCTCCGCGCCCACCTGACACGGAACGGTCCCCGTCCGCACCGGATGGGGACTTTTCCGTGCAAGCAGGATCTTGGGCACCGGGCGTCGGGCCGACTCTGGGACAATGGGTGCGTGGCGGTCCAGATGAGCCGGGAGCGCTTCGAGGAGCTGGTCGGGGACGCCCTCGACGAGGTCCCCGAGGAGCTGCTGGGGCTGATGAGCAACGTGGTGATCCTGGTCGAGGACGACCCGCCCCCCGGCGACGGTGACCTGCTCGGCCTCTACGAGGGCCACGCCCTCACCGAGCGGGGCTGGGACTACGCGGGCGTCCTGCCGGACCGCATCTTCATCTACCGCCGCCCCATCCTGCGCATCTGCGACAGCGAGGAGGACGTCGTCGACGAGGTGGCGGTGACGGTGGTGCACGAGATCGCCCACCACTTCGGCATCGACGACGACCGGCTGCACGACCTCGGCTGGGGCTGACGGGCGGCGTTACCGCCCCTCCGTCCGGTCCGCGCCGGCGTCCTCGTCCCCGTCCGTCCGGTCCGCGCCGCGCGACGACGGGCCGGCCCCGCTCGGCCGATGTCACCGGTTGCGCTGGTCACCTACCCTCCGGGCAGACACCCCGAGTCAGGAGGCTTTTCCATGCGCAGCGCGCTGTTCTCCGCCGAGAACCTGGAGAAGGAGTCCGCCCAGCCCGGCATGCGGCTGCAGAACTCCAAGATGTTGAAGATCGAGCTGAACGGCGAGGCGATGGCCCGGGTCGGGTCGATGGTCGCCTACCAGGGTCAGGTGCAGTTCCAGGCGCTCGGCTCCGGCGGCCTGGGCAAGTTCCTCAAGCAGAAGCTCACCGGCGAGGGCGTCCCGCTGATGAAGCTCAGCGGCCGGGGCGACGTCTTCCTCGCCGAGCTGGCCAAGGACGTGCACATCATCGACCTGGAGCCCGGCGACGCGCTGTCGATCAACGGATCCAGCGTGCTGGCCTTCGACTCCACCCTGCAATACGACATCCGCATGGTCGGCGGCGCCGGGATGGCCTCCTCGTCCGGCCTGTTCAACTGCGTCTTCACCGGCCACGGCCGGATCGCGATCACCACGAAGGGCACCCCGGTGGTGCTCAACGTCGACGCGCCGACCTACGTCGACCCGCAGGCCGCCGTGTGCTGGTCGGCCAACCTCCAGACCGGCTACCACCGGGCCGAGCAGTTCGGCCTGGGCACGCTGCTGGGGCGCAGCACCGGCGAGGCGTTCACGATGAGCTTCGCCGGGCAGGGCTTCGTGGTGGTGCAGCCCTCCGAGGAGCCGCCGATCGCGGGCAGCGGCGCCCAGGAGCAGCAGGGCGGCCTGCTCGGCGGCCTGCTGAGCTGACCCGTCGCCGCGCAGGCGACGAACTGGCCCGGGCGGGGGCGCCCCGACACGGGGCGCCCCGGTGTCGACCCGCCGACGCGGGCCGGGCCGACGAGGCCGCGCTCAGCTCAGCTCGCCGGCACGCAACCGGGCCAGCCAGGCCGACGCGTCGGCGTAGTCGGCGTCCGACAGCCCGGCCGGCGCGGGCACGGGCCGGTCGCCCGCCGGCTGCGCCCACCGGTGCCGGGGGTACGACCCGAGGAACCGCACCTGGGCGCAGACCCGCCGCAACCCCTGCAACGCCTCCCCGAGCCGTGGCTCGGCGACGTGGCCGGTGCAGTCGAGGAAGAAGACGTACCGACCCAGCGCCTCGCCCGTCGGGCGGGACTCGATGCGGGTCAGGTTCACCCCGCGCACGGCCAGCTCCATCAGCACCGACAGCAGCGCGCCCACCCGGTCGTGGGCGATGTAGACGGCCAGTGACGTGAGGTCGTCCCCGGTGGGGGGCGAGGGCGGGCCCGGGCGGGACAGCAGCGCGAACCGGGTCACCGCGTCGGGATGGTCGGCGATCTTGTCGGCGAGCACCGCCAGCCGGTGCCGGGCGGCCCCGATCGGGGCGCAGATCGCCGCGTCGAACTCGCCCGTCGCCGCGCCGGCCGCGGCGGCCCCGTTGGAGAGCACGTCCACCACGACCGCGTCCGGCAGGTGGGTGCGCAGCCAGCCCCGGCACTGGGTGGACGCCTGGGGATGGGCGGCCACCGAGCGGATCTCCTCCGGCGACGTCCCCTGACGGGCGCCGAGCACGAACTCGACCGGCAGGATCACCTCCCGGGTGATCACCAGCGGGTCGCCCTCGGCCAGCTCGTCCAGGGTCACCCCGACCGCGCCGCCGATCGAGTTCTCCAGCGGCACCAGGGCCGCGTCGGCCTCCCCGGCGCGGACGGCCTCCAGCGCCTCGCCGACGCTGCGGGCGGGCGTGCGGGTGCCGCGCTCGGCGGCCGGCACGGTGCGCAGGGCCTGCTCGGCGAAGGTGCCCTCGGGGCCGAGGTAGACGAAACGGGTGGGCGGTGTTCCCGGCATGCCGCCAGCCTACGCACCCGGCACGGTGCCCGGGACGGCGTCGCAGGCGAGTGCCCGGATGCCGGGCGGCCCGGCGACG
This genomic window contains:
- the pheA gene encoding prephenate dehydratase, producing MPGTPPTRFVYLGPEGTFAEQALRTVPAAERGTRTPARSVGEALEAVRAGEADAALVPLENSIGGAVGVTLDELAEGDPLVITREVILPVEFVLGARQGTSPEEIRSVAAHPQASTQCRGWLRTHLPDAVVVDVLSNGAAAAGAATGEFDAAICAPIGAARHRLAVLADKIADHPDAVTRFALLSRPGPPSPPTGDDLTSLAVYIAHDRVGALLSVLMELAVRGVNLTRIESRPTGEALGRYVFFLDCTGHVAEPRLGEALQGLRRVCAQVRFLGSYPRHRWAQPAGDRPVPAPAGLSDADYADASAWLARLRAGELS
- a CDS encoding metallopeptidase family protein → MSRERFEELVGDALDEVPEELLGLMSNVVILVEDDPPPGDGDLLGLYEGHALTERGWDYAGVLPDRIFIYRRPILRICDSEEDVVDEVAVTVVHEIAHHFGIDDDRLHDLGWG
- a CDS encoding AIM24 family protein, encoding MRSALFSAENLEKESAQPGMRLQNSKMLKIELNGEAMARVGSMVAYQGQVQFQALGSGGLGKFLKQKLTGEGVPLMKLSGRGDVFLAELAKDVHIIDLEPGDALSINGSSVLAFDSTLQYDIRMVGGAGMASSSGLFNCVFTGHGRIAITTKGTPVVLNVDAPTYVDPQAAVCWSANLQTGYHRAEQFGLGTLLGRSTGEAFTMSFAGQGFVVVQPSEEPPIAGSGAQEQQGGLLGGLLS